The DNA window GTGAGGTGGCCCACTATTTCCGCTTCAATGAACTCTTTGAGGAACGTCTGTACCGGGAAGGCGATACAGTGGAAAGCGGCCCAAGCGGCGCGCCCCTGCCCGTGCCCTGGGAGCAGACGGTTCGCATCCGTCCCAATCTCAAACTCAGCGATTACCCTCCCGGGGAGGCCAAAAATGCCATCGCCGCCTTCAACTGCAAATACTGTGAGCTGCTGGCCCAGCTGCAACAGGCCCTGAGCGGCTACCCCTTGCTGCTGATGCCTGCCGTGGTGGCCATGTGCAGCCTGCGTGACGACTTCAGGGCCATCACGGCCAATCCCTTACCCGGTGACGACGGTTTCAACTGTGCCCCTACCTTTGAATACGTTGCCATTAACACCCATTGTCCCAAGGCCCACACTCCCATGACTCAAAGTAATCGCGACACACTGGACCTGCTACAGCAGGCCTACAGCCAGGGCAATCTACCGCTGGCCCTGTCCTGCATGACCGAAGACGTCATCTGGGATATCTCAGGCCCGGCCAGCGTGCCCTATCTTGGCGTGTTTTACGGCCATCAGGGCTTCAGCCGCTTCTGGACCTTGCTTGGGGATACGGTCGCCATCGACAGCGCCGGCATAGAACAGATGTTTTTCAACGACAATCAGGCCATGGCCTATGGCGGCGAGCAGGGCAAGGCTCTGGCCACAGGTGCCCCCTATCACTACGACTGGGCCCTGAAGTATGAATTCGACAATAACCACAAGATTAGTTTGATGCGTCAATACTTTAATCCCAGCGCCATCGTCGCTGCCCTGGCGGCAGAGCCCTATGGCAATGGACCCTTGAGTCACAAAGCAACAGAAAGGAAGCAAAATCATGAGTAACACACAGGATTTGCCAAGCATCCCCTATCCCTTCACCATGCCTTTTTATTACGCCTCGCTGACCAATGTGGGCGTGTATTACCTGGTGCCACTGGCACGGGCCGAGGCCTACCTGCAGGGCACTGGCCTGCTGCCGGCCGAGTTCGATGGTCAGGCCCTGGTCAGTTTTAACTTCCAGCTGTATGCCGGCCAATTTGCCTCGGGTATTGAAGTGCCGGTGGAGCAATGGAGCAGCTGCGGCGCCGCCATTACCCAGGAACTGGAGCTCAATATTGTCGCCTACCCGGCCAATCGCAAGGACCAGGTGAGCCCCATAGGCTATCGCGAGTTCCTCAGCGACGGCGATCAGACCAAGCTGTACGGCAACCACAGGGTATGGGTACCCTGCGATGCTGATGTGGCCATCAGCGCCGGCAAGACCCTGTTTGGCGAGCCCAAGTTCAAGACCAGCTTCAAGGTCAATCTGTCCTCCCCCAATCCGGTGCGGGAAAATACCCCCATATACAGACCCCAATGGGTCGAAACCTGGGGCTTCAGGGTCGATGATCCCCAAGACAGCAATACCGCAATTTTCACCTGCAAGGTGAACACCGCCGGCCTGACGCCAATCCCCGGCAACATCTCGCCCATCACCGAATACGGCACCCATGATGGCAAGCTCATAGGTTGTCGCTGGAACATACTCCAGGCCATGAACACCTTCTTTATTCCCCAGGAAAATCCCTGTGCCGTGGACCTGCGCTACGGCGCCAGCGATCACCCGATGCGCCGCGACATGGAGACCCTGTTGGCCAACAGCCCCGCGGTGGCGGTGCGCTGCTTTAACTCGGCACCGGCCGCGATCCAGAGCCGGGCCTACTATCCCTAGACCCAGAAGCAGCAGGCCAACAGCCGCCCCACAGCTCGTGGGGCGCAACTTTCCGTTTTTACCTTGGGGGTAACATGAACGAAATTGACCAGATTTATTTCCACAATTTTGCCGATATTCAGGGGCAGGAGTTTGATTTTATTGTGATTGGCGGTGGTGCCTATGGCACAGGATTCGTCCATAAAGTGCTGCAATATCAGCCCAGGGCCAGAATTGCCGTGCTGGAAAAGGGCAGCTACCTAATCCCGGACCATATCCAGAACCTGCCGGCCAGCTTTATCAAGCTCAATACCAGCACCGGCATCCGCCCCTGGGAATACAAGGGCACACCCAACCTGAACTTTATGCCGCAGATCCCCTATGTGGGTGGGCGGGCGCTGTTCTGGAATGCCTGGACACCCCAGCCGGGCAGCAGCGAAATGCCCGATTGGCCGGCCGCCGCCATCGAGCGACTCAACAACGAGTGGTATCCCACAGGTGAGTACATGGGGCGGCGCTATTCCCTGAAGACCCCGGGTAACCGCAATGAAAAGCTCCATGAATTTATGGGCCAGCGGCTATTTTCCCGCTTGAGCCGGATTGAGGGCGCCACGCCCCAGTCCAACCCGGCGGCGCTGGATTCCGCCATGGCCACCGGCCAGGGTGTGCCCCAGGAAGCCTGGGCCAAGTTCGCCCCCATACCCGTATTGGTGCAGGCGGCGCAGCTGCACCCCGATAATCTCAAGGTGGTGGTCAATGCCGAGGTGGAAAAACTCATAGCCCACAATGGCCAGGTGACGGAAATCCAAACCCGGGATGGCAACCTCAAGGTGGGCAATGCCAAGCTGATCCTCGCCTGTAACACCCTGGAGGCGGGATTTATTCTCACCCGTTCCTTCCCCCAGGATCCCTTGCCCGGCAACAACCTCTGCGGCCATATCCGTTCCTGGCTGGCGGCCAGGATCCCCGCCAGCGCCATACCGGCACTGACAGATGGCCTGCAGGCCGTGGCCTTCTATCTGCCCGGCAAAGATGCGGCAACCGGACGCCTGATGCATACCCATATCAGCGTGGTGCACAACCCAACGCCTGCCGCCAGTGCCGAGGTGCTGTACCGCATACTGCCGGATGCCTCAACGCCTGAAGCCGTGGCCACCTACCAGGATCCCAATTACGTGGTGATCATGCTGCACTCCATGGGCGAGTTCCTCGGTGAGCGGGCGCCTGGTTCCTGGAATCGGGTCGGCACCAGCGCGTCTGGCGTTTCGGAAGTGTTTATCGAAATGCAGCCGGAAGATGAAGCCTTCTGGCAAGCCATGGACAGAACCACCTTCGATGTGATGCAGGCCCTGGCGGGTAATGCGGACATTGAATATCAACACAACCACAGCGACGGCAGTTTCAGTTGGGAAAAGACCAAGCCTGCGAGCATACGCAACCAGGGACTGGTCCACGAGGCGGGTACCCTGTGGATGGGTGACAACCCGACCACCTCGGTTTGCCGCGCCAACGGCCAACTGCACAAATATCCCAACGTCTTTGGCCTCGGCAGCATGTTATTCCCCCGCCCCGGTTCCTGGAATCCGACCCTGACCGGAATGGCCCAGGCCTTTGCCCTGGCGCGGGAACTCTGTACATGATGTCTGAATTGGGCCAACACAAAGGCAGCCATTTGGCTGCCTTTTTTTAAGCGGAATAGCCTGAGATTAACCCACTCAGCTCAACGCGCCCGGTTCAACGTGCCCATTGCCACGAACCCATTTCAACGAACAATCGGGCTGACCAGATTGGCCTTCATGGCTGATTGCAACGCCTGCCAGCGGCTGTTGGCCATGTCCTGCAGGCCCTGGCTTTTTGGTCCCTTGGTCAGGGCCGCCTTATGCTTTTCCAGGGCGGTGTAGTGCAGTGCCGTCACCTGATACCTGCTGCTGTCGCGGAAATAGTCATACACGTCCTGCACATTTTCCAGGGTGTCATCGATAAAGACTATATGGCTTATGGGCAGCGAGGGTTCGAACAAATTGCCCTGTTCGAACTGGATCAGCAGACAGGCCAGCATCACCCCCTTGTTCTGACCGCCCAGGTAATAGATGCCGTTCTGGAAGGTCACGTCCCGGGTGCCGGGAATGTGGCAGGGCAAACCGGGAGCAGCCAGACCGGGCTGACGACCGGACCAGATTTTCAGGCTGTTGCTTGCCAACAACTGCAGCAGGTTTCCCTGACCAGAGCCCTGACCGGAGCCCTGGCCCGAGCTATCCCCCAGGAGGGCAAACTGCTGCTCGGTGGCATTGAGGTTAGCATCGCCCCGAGCCGTTTCAACCAGAAGGCGCACCCCGGAGCCGCTGAGTTTCGACAGCACGGGATAGATGTTCTGATCCGTGTAGGACATGCGATTGAGGGCAAACAGCACATTGGCTATGTCCAGCAGCTCATTGAAGCTGCCTGCGACTCTATAGGGCGAGTCGGTGCCGAGCAGGCTCTGCTGCCAACTGAACCAGGCTGGGCCCCCCAAATATTGGCAATCGGCGGCGGCCGCGCCATCTGGGCAGGCCATCATGGTCAGGGTATCGTCATCGTCCATCACCAGCAGGGTACTGGTGGGAGATTTCAAAGCGGTCACGGTTTTTTCCAGGGCCGCAAAACTGTCAACCTTGCCCATGGAAGCGCCGGCCCAGAGCTGGGCACTGAACAGGCTAACCAACAGCGTCGTCATGACTTTTTTCATTTCATCCTCCTGATGTCATTGGATTAACCGGCTGGCGCTTGGTGTCAGTCCGGAAGCTTAAATATTAGGAGAGTTTTGCCATTTATCCTCTGCAGCAATAAAAAACTTCTACACTCATTGGACTCAAACACGGGAAAGCAAACAACCAGACAGGGAGTGTCGTCATGCCGGATGCCGCCTTTAAAAGACGCAAGCTGAAGATCAATACCAAAAAAATCCCCAAATCCTACCGTGAATACCTGGAACGGCTCGCCAAGCTCGGCGAAGTGGTGGCCATAGACGACGAGGTGGACTGGTATCTGGAAATGGGCGCTATTTTGCGTCACGCCTGCGAAACCCGCAGTGCCATGCCACTGTTCAACAAGGTCAAGGATGCTCCGGGCTTTCGTGCCGCCGAGATGGGTCCGACCGTCAGCGCCGATCCCGACAAGCCCTGGCAACGACTGGCGATCATGCTGGGGCTGCCGGAGGACACCAAGTTGCTGGAAATCCAGGACGCCTTTATCGAGGCCATAGGGGGTGAGCCCTATGATCCCAAGCTGGTACCCGCCTCCGAGGCGCCCTGCAAACAGAACAAATGGCTTGGTGATGAGGTGGACCTGACCAAGATCCCGGCGCCGATACTGCACGACGGCGACGGTGGCCGTTATTTCCAGACCGCGGGCGCCATCATGGTGCGCACCCCGCCGGGGCAGGAGGTGCCACCCGATTCTTATACCGTCGACCCCAAGTCCTGGACCAACTGGTCATTCAGCCGCGCCATGATTGCCGGTTCCCGGCCCCAGGCCAACACCCCACCAACTCCCAACCCGGATCCCCGTCCCGGCAGCGTGCCCTGGGTGCCCGGTCCACACTATTCCAAGAACGAAGTCGTGGGTCTCTGGCTGCCCTTTCAGCACAACGGCATGATTTACAACATGTGGAAGAACAAGGGCAAGGACTGCCCCTTCGTGATTGCCCTCGGGGTGCCACCGGCGGTGACCATGCTGTTGTCGGCGGCGCCACCGGCCTGGCACGATGAATACCTCTATGCCTCGTCTTTTCTCGGTCAGGGGCTGGAGATGGTCAAGGCCGAAACCTGCGACATACTGGTGCCGGCGGAGTGTGAAATCATCATAGAGGGCGTGGTCAGCATAGGAGAGTCAGTGGTGGAAGGCCCCTTTGGTGAGTTTCCCGGTTACCTGTCCAACGAAAGTGGCCTGGAGCCCCTGGCCAAGATCCACTGCATCACCTTCAGGGATCAGGCCATCCTGCCCATCTGCATACCCGGCATTCCCATAGACTCGACCCTGATGCTGGGCTGCTTTTCCCTATCGGCCACCGCCAGGCTGTTCTTCGAACGCTCAGGGCTGCCGGTAATAGACTGCTTCAGCCCCTTCGAGGCCTCGTCCCACTGGCTGGTGATCCGGGTCAGGGACGACTGGCACAAACTGACCGGCATGACGGTCAAGGGCTTTATCGATGCCCTCGCCGAAGTGTTCTGGACCCACCATATTGGCAAGACCACGGCCAAGCTGATTGTGGTGGGTGAGGACATACCGCCGGACGATATCGACAAGGTGGCCTGGGCCCTGGCCACCCGCAATAATCCCGTGGAAGGGGTGTTCCACTATCCCCAATACGACTCCGATGGCACCGGGCTGCAGATCTATCTGGACGTGGCCACCAAGCTCAGGGGCCGCGGCGGCCTGGTGGCCTACAGCTGCCTGCAAATCCAACAGCAGGTGAATCAACCCCTGGAGCAGGTACTGAGTTTCGCCACCAATTATCCCCTGCCGCTGCAGCAAAAAATTCTGGAGAAGTGGCACCAATGGGGCTTCGGCCCGGGTTAAGAACTCAAGCTCAACCACAAGCGGCGGCCCAGGGCCGTCGCTTTGGTATAAAGTATTTTCATTGCCGCAAGCCTTGCACCACCAGGGCCCGGGTTGCGATAATCGTTCCAGCATGGCCGCCCAAGACGGCCACTTTACTCTTACTCAAACAAGCGGCTCATTAACTCAAGGTCTCCCTATGTCAGCACAGCAGTCCC is part of the Shewanella cyperi genome and encodes:
- a CDS encoding UbiD family decarboxylase is translated as MPDAAFKRRKLKINTKKIPKSYREYLERLAKLGEVVAIDDEVDWYLEMGAILRHACETRSAMPLFNKVKDAPGFRAAEMGPTVSADPDKPWQRLAIMLGLPEDTKLLEIQDAFIEAIGGEPYDPKLVPASEAPCKQNKWLGDEVDLTKIPAPILHDGDGGRYFQTAGAIMVRTPPGQEVPPDSYTVDPKSWTNWSFSRAMIAGSRPQANTPPTPNPDPRPGSVPWVPGPHYSKNEVVGLWLPFQHNGMIYNMWKNKGKDCPFVIALGVPPAVTMLLSAAPPAWHDEYLYASSFLGQGLEMVKAETCDILVPAECEIIIEGVVSIGESVVEGPFGEFPGYLSNESGLEPLAKIHCITFRDQAILPICIPGIPIDSTLMLGCFSLSATARLFFERSGLPVIDCFSPFEASSHWLVIRVRDDWHKLTGMTVKGFIDALAEVFWTHHIGKTTAKLIVVGEDIPPDDIDKVAWALATRNNPVEGVFHYPQYDSDGTGLQIYLDVATKLRGRGGLVAYSCLQIQQQVNQPLEQVLSFATNYPLPLQQKILEKWHQWGFGPG
- a CDS encoding DUF2608 domain-containing protein — encoded protein: MKKVMTTLLVSLFSAQLWAGASMGKVDSFAALEKTVTALKSPTSTLLVMDDDDTLTMMACPDGAAAADCQYLGGPAWFSWQQSLLGTDSPYRVAGSFNELLDIANVLFALNRMSYTDQNIYPVLSKLSGSGVRLLVETARGDANLNATEQQFALLGDSSGQGSGQGSGQGNLLQLLASNSLKIWSGRQPGLAAPGLPCHIPGTRDVTFQNGIYYLGGQNKGVMLACLLIQFEQGNLFEPSLPISHIVFIDDTLENVQDVYDYFRDSSRYQVTALHYTALEKHKAALTKGPKSQGLQDMANSRWQALQSAMKANLVSPIVR
- a CDS encoding GMC oxidoreductase, yielding MNEIDQIYFHNFADIQGQEFDFIVIGGGAYGTGFVHKVLQYQPRARIAVLEKGSYLIPDHIQNLPASFIKLNTSTGIRPWEYKGTPNLNFMPQIPYVGGRALFWNAWTPQPGSSEMPDWPAAAIERLNNEWYPTGEYMGRRYSLKTPGNRNEKLHEFMGQRLFSRLSRIEGATPQSNPAALDSAMATGQGVPQEAWAKFAPIPVLVQAAQLHPDNLKVVVNAEVEKLIAHNGQVTEIQTRDGNLKVGNAKLILACNTLEAGFILTRSFPQDPLPGNNLCGHIRSWLAARIPASAIPALTDGLQAVAFYLPGKDAATGRLMHTHISVVHNPTPAASAEVLYRILPDASTPEAVATYQDPNYVVIMLHSMGEFLGERAPGSWNRVGTSASGVSEVFIEMQPEDEAFWQAMDRTTFDVMQALAGNADIEYQHNHSDGSFSWEKTKPASIRNQGLVHEAGTLWMGDNPTTSVCRANGQLHKYPNVFGLGSMLFPRPGSWNPTLTGMAQAFALARELCT
- a CDS encoding ferritin-like domain-containing protein: MKLTAQQQQAAEQSFQRLGYVQLSCDNPLETELQQLRELLHNALVLEHATIPPYLTMLYSLDTTVDWRISEVVRSVVIEEMLHFVLAANVLNAINGQVKLTEPGFLPDYPSRLPYDIDGIKVRLFGFSREAVAQGMQIEHPKYIRPAVVASHECNAMTIGEFYAYIEARLRAAVERFGDTAIFCGDPARQVPAHVFYYDGGGAIVPVTNLATAVDALKLITDQGEGANNGVWTGAESEAEGGFREVAHYFRFNELFEERLYREGDTVESGPSGAPLPVPWEQTVRIRPNLKLSDYPPGEAKNAIAAFNCKYCELLAQLQQALSGYPLLLMPAVVAMCSLRDDFRAITANPLPGDDGFNCAPTFEYVAINTHCPKAHTPMTQSNRDTLDLLQQAYSQGNLPLALSCMTEDVIWDISGPASVPYLGVFYGHQGFSRFWTLLGDTVAIDSAGIEQMFFNDNQAMAYGGEQGKALATGAPYHYDWALKYEFDNNHKISLMRQYFNPSAIVAALAAEPYGNGPLSHKATERKQNHE